A single Tenacibaculum sp. 190524A02b DNA region contains:
- a CDS encoding endonuclease — protein MTRKLLTLLCLFVSIFIYAQIPTYYNDVNLSQTGNSLKNELATKIIATHTNFLSYTPEVWNALKQSDLDPNNSNKVLLIYGYNDNDGVFKTDRTRDKNDNGGTVGTWNREHVYPKSLGNPNLGTSGPGSDAHSLRPCDSQMNSTRNNRKFGNGNGNSGIQSSGDFYPGDEWKGDVARMMMYMYLRYGSRCLPKNVGTGTSVSSDSNMINLFLQWNVEDPVNQFEDRRNNILSGIQGNRNPFVDNPAFATQIWGGPQAEDRFGIGSGNDTQAPSVPQGLIVSNVGSTSATLTWSTSSDNVGVVGYDVYRGNTKIGSTGSTTFTVTSLSSNTTYTFKVIAKDIAGNVSNASSTVSVTTLGGGSSQELFFSEYIEGSSYNKAIEIANTSGSSINLSGYSIKKQTNGSGGWSSTYNLNGSLNNGDVFVIAHSSASSAILNVADVTTGNGIVTFNGNDAIGLFKNNVLIDIIGVFNSSNTFGANVTLQRNTTSPNITYTISEWNVFDVNTFSGLGTLSGGGSSADTVVLNQASFESGWDSWSDGGGDCARYSGSRSYEGSYSIRIRDNSSTASSMTLNSVNISSYDSVEVTFNFYAYSMENGEDFWVRYNDGSGWDTVESFVSGSDFDNNNFYSATVTLNRNNYNFVNSGSFRFQCDASSNADQVYIDNVTIRGVSGSFSRSAKANIVSSNVTTSIEYLYSLDTNNNLNDLEEDFVVYPNPVTSNELNISINDAPDVSYKIVNMIGQTVKTGIVNINPTELDDLKTGLYVIEVNDGDELMSKKFLKK, from the coding sequence ATGACAAGAAAACTACTAACCTTACTATGTTTATTTGTGAGCATATTTATATATGCACAAATCCCAACATATTATAATGATGTAAACCTATCTCAAACAGGTAATTCATTAAAAAATGAACTAGCAACTAAAATAATTGCCACCCACACAAACTTTTTAAGTTATACACCTGAAGTGTGGAATGCTTTGAAACAATCTGATTTAGATCCGAACAATAGTAATAAGGTTTTACTAATTTATGGATATAATGATAATGACGGAGTTTTTAAGACTGATAGAACTAGAGATAAAAATGATAATGGCGGTACTGTTGGTACTTGGAATCGCGAACATGTATACCCCAAATCTTTAGGGAATCCTAATTTAGGTACTTCAGGACCTGGGTCTGATGCTCACAGTTTACGTCCTTGCGATTCTCAGATGAACTCAACAAGAAATAATAGAAAGTTTGGAAACGGAAATGGAAATTCAGGTATACAGTCTTCAGGTGATTTTTATCCTGGAGATGAATGGAAAGGAGATGTTGCTAGAATGATGATGTATATGTATTTACGTTATGGAAGTCGATGTTTACCTAAAAATGTTGGTACTGGAACATCTGTTTCTTCTGATAGTAATATGATTAATTTGTTTTTACAGTGGAATGTTGAAGACCCTGTAAATCAATTTGAAGATAGACGTAATAATATACTTTCAGGTATTCAAGGAAATAGAAATCCTTTTGTAGACAATCCTGCTTTTGCTACTCAAATTTGGGGAGGTCCACAAGCGGAAGATCGATTTGGTATTGGTTCAGGTAATGATACACAAGCTCCAAGTGTACCTCAAGGCTTAATTGTTTCTAATGTAGGTAGTACTTCTGCTACTTTAACTTGGTCTACTTCTAGCGATAATGTAGGAGTTGTTGGATATGACGTGTACAGGGGAAATACTAAAATTGGTTCTACAGGTTCTACAACTTTTACGGTTACGAGTTTGAGTTCTAATACTACTTATACTTTTAAAGTTATTGCAAAAGATATAGCAGGTAATGTTTCGAATGCAAGCTCGACGGTATCGGTTACAACTCTTGGAGGTGGTTCATCTCAAGAGCTTTTCTTTTCTGAGTACATAGAGGGGTCTTCATATAATAAGGCTATAGAAATTGCAAATACAAGTGGTAGCTCTATCAATTTATCTGGCTACTCTATCAAGAAACAGACTAATGGTTCAGGTGGCTGGTCAAGTACCTATAATTTAAATGGCTCACTGAATAATGGCGATGTTTTTGTAATAGCACATAGTTCTGCTTCTTCAGCTATATTAAATGTAGCTGATGTTACTACTGGTAATGGTATTGTTACTTTTAATGGTAATGATGCTATTGGTTTGTTTAAAAACAATGTGCTAATTGATATTATAGGTGTATTTAATTCTTCAAATACTTTTGGTGCTAATGTTACCTTACAAAGAAATACTACTAGCCCTAATATTACCTATACCATTTCTGAATGGAATGTATTTGATGTAAATACATTTAGTGGTTTAGGTACTTTAAGTGGTGGTGGAAGTTCTGCTGATACCGTTGTTTTGAATCAGGCTAGTTTTGAGTCTGGTTGGGATAGTTGGTCTGACGGAGGTGGAGATTGTGCACGTTATTCAGGGTCTCGCTCGTATGAGGGAAGCTACTCTATTAGAATTAGAGATAACTCAAGTACAGCTTCATCTATGACTTTAAATTCAGTTAATATTAGTTCTTATGATTCTGTTGAGGTAACTTTTAACTTTTATGCTTACAGTATGGAAAATGGCGAGGACTTTTGGGTACGATATAACGATGGCTCAGGTTGGGATACAGTAGAATCTTTTGTTTCGGGTAGTGATTTTGATAATAATAATTTCTACTCTGCTACCGTGACGTTAAATAGGAATAATTACAATTTTGTAAATTCAGGTAGTTTCAGGTTTCAATGCGATGCTTCGTCTAATGCAGATCAAGTTTATATAGATAATGTTACTATCCGTGGTGTATCTGGTAGCTTTTCAAGGAGTGCTAAAGCTAATATAGTTTCATCTAATGTTACTACTTCTATTGAGTATTTATATAGTTTAGATACTAATAATAATCTTAATGATTTAGAGGAAGATTTTGTTGTTTATCCTAATCCTGTTACTTCTAATGAATTAAATATTAGTATTAATGACGCACCTGATGTTTCATACAAAATAGTGAATATGATTGGACAAACGGTGAAAACAGGAATAGTTAATATTAATCCTACTGAATTAGATGATTTAAAAACTGGTCTTTATGTTATTGAGGTAAATGACGGTGATGAATTAATGAGTAAGAAATTTCTAAAAAAATAA
- a CDS encoding nucleoid-associated protein produces MISFAEAVIEDLYIHEVGNKFRNDGVIIHDNGVNIENNDNLKYALNTYFFSSFQGNESLYQFYHEVDIYMNEVFVYVSNIFDNHSKMRQESINISKHLYNSSLYPNIKTGELCVVLVKNISYKKEYYDGIGLFKSENKDTFLKIKKEPQGINILDEKGIDIKKIDKGCIILNKNKKNGYVISSIGTTNKKEEAKYWINEFLNLTSLKNEFHQTNKFLGLTKKFITEQLVQDFEVNKTDQIDFLNRSVTYFKKHEEYKKDEFEEIVFEDDSIIESFRDFNNKQDNCENDKLPEKFKISENAVKKQARAFKSILKLDKNFHVYIHGDKSKIEKGVETDGRKYYKIYYENER; encoded by the coding sequence TAAATATAGAGAACAATGATAATTTAAAATATGCACTTAACACTTACTTTTTTTCTTCATTTCAAGGTAATGAATCCTTGTATCAGTTTTATCATGAGGTAGATATTTACATGAACGAAGTATTTGTATATGTTAGTAATATTTTTGATAATCATTCTAAAATGAGGCAAGAATCTATAAATATTTCTAAACACTTATATAATTCTAGTTTATATCCTAATATAAAGACAGGAGAACTATGTGTAGTGTTAGTTAAAAATATATCATACAAGAAAGAGTACTATGATGGGATAGGGTTATTTAAATCTGAAAATAAAGATACTTTTTTAAAAATAAAAAAAGAACCTCAAGGCATAAATATTTTAGATGAAAAAGGTATAGATATCAAAAAAATAGACAAGGGGTGTATTATTTTAAATAAAAATAAAAAAAATGGATATGTAATATCATCTATAGGTACTACAAATAAAAAAGAAGAAGCTAAATATTGGATCAACGAATTTTTAAACTTAACCTCTTTAAAAAATGAATTTCATCAAACTAACAAATTCTTGGGCTTAACAAAAAAATTTATAACAGAGCAGTTAGTTCAAGATTTTGAGGTTAATAAGACTGATCAAATTGATTTTTTAAATCGTTCTGTTACTTATTTTAAAAAGCATGAAGAATATAAAAAAGATGAATTTGAGGAAATAGTTTTTGAAGATGATAGTATTATAGAATCTTTTAGGGATTTTAATAATAAACAAGATAATTGTGAGAATGATAAGTTACCTGAAAAGTTTAAAATTTCAGAAAATGCTGTAAAAAAACAAGCTAGAGCTTTTAAAAGTATACTAAAGCTTGATAAAAACTTCCATGTTTACATTCATGGTGATAAAAGTAAAATTGAGAAAGGTGTTGAAACTGACGGGAGGAAATATTATAAGATATATTATGAGAATGAAAGGTAG